Within the Miscanthus floridulus cultivar M001 chromosome 17, ASM1932011v1, whole genome shotgun sequence genome, the region acttcattagctaaccattctaggtaagcacatgttctactttcaagccagtattaagcaatcagaaccatttcaccatcttttatcttccagttcttactatggtgctagaccatagccaagtcataccgtctcatggAAACAGTGaatcatgaaccaatgtatcctagctgggtaccccgaaacgcATGCtctgtttgtaccccaggcataaataagaccaacccattccactcctatcatggggtccaggtctctgtccaaacttggactccaagcccccacacttgagacccggtctcaatatagtgcttagacctccacctttccccgcctccaatcagtcggtccagaaagagccagaacccacgtcaatagcgtaacgagccttcctgcttctataagcaagtatgtgctaaggataataagtctgtgacctgactgccatccatagcaatggacggtgcttaatcgacacgaacagggaaaatagtgtaaccaagctaagccccattggtTGCGGGACACAACATGTTACACCTACCAATACACATACCATATCCCTATCCtgtctctattttttctttcatcattttattatgagagtaataataatcctcTATTATGAGCAACAACAGGTTACTCACGCaaccgatgacctaagcatagcatctactcgaacctgtaTTAGTAAAACTTTTAggataggtatatctatgcatgtggtttccataaaatttctgtaacataaatgcataacacatatatatacggtgaattataaaatagaggttatgcaccggagcttgccttgggcagacacggtgtcagctaagtcagtcagtggcggctccaagacctcctcctacacgagaatctcctcctcgtactcctcgatgatatCCTCAAACTCGTGATCACCGGCGGTCACTATCTCcgtcaactcgttctctacatgcatgcgatgatgatgcaacacttagcatttaggcaacaacaactcttaaaattagaatacacatactaagctactaagataactctaatgattaagatactaagctaactattattttcatcaagcaaagtgttggttcAACTATCAAACCCTTAACTTGGcaatttaaggatatatctttatttctactagtgatttcaTATATATCGAaccaaagagcatttaactaccctaatgcttagtctattctaaggctacaaaaattacagtgagcacataataatacaatgaagctaccataaaaatttcaggactaaagctatcaccaatttaccacaaaaattcctacaataattaacttaataatattaagcattctcaaatgatttaatgcctcctagtatcaacacatataagtatgaactaaatacaccaataggTTTGCGCACTCGCTACGTGACAACGCGGTCAGACCACATGCGCGCGTGGAGGTAGGTGGGGGCTCAGCATGCACGGCCGCAGCGCCATTAAGGCAAGACGACGACGCGAGGCAGCCGGGATAGCCCACGTGCGCGTGATGACAAGGCGAGCAGCAACAGCGCAACATGTCATCACGACGACAGCAGCACCGCATGGCAGCTACCAAGGGTGGCAGTGGCTGCGCCCCGGTAGCTCGGCAAGGTGGCAGCGGCGCGGTGGCGAGGGGAGCAGCAACATAGAGGCCTACAACGCTAGGCCACAGCAAAGCCATGGCCAGGCCAAAAGCCGCCTTAGCCCACCACACATGGCAGCGTGCGTGTGCGCGGGGCAACTAGCGTGGCGACGCCGTGTACCCGAgcgtggtgaccacgcccacgCGTCCAACCAGCCCGAGACCGTGTcatgcacaaattttaaagcgcctataaaaactaaacagTTGCTCTggaacctaaaccatcttcaccatgctccagaggggatatgaggctaccaacccgagctaaaacacaacaccacctcctaactcaatttcacaaaataaattgccaaacattgcattgtctagctgtcaacatacttgaaaatattccgaattgcatttctaggctattagaaatgttggctagcacTGTTATTTTTCCAcgacaagtatttcattgtcatctacaaagttcatattctaaACTTTATTTGGTGCCACATATATAttttatagcatttttgttcaataaaaattaattttaaacCCTAATTGATAgatatgagttatggaatagcttatcatttaacatttttattgatcatctgaagttacaaaaatgttatctacacattccatcacatatattatcacataaatatgatgctcatgatatgattTAATAGTTTGTTTAGGACGTAACATcaagggtgttacagctctacccccttaacaaaatctcatcccgagatttcatgtgtgtgTCTAGTGTGGGatagagataagaaataaatttcaatttacataattaccttggtgaactagaaagaagatggagataatgctctagaatataactctcctgttcccaagttgcttcgtcctctgaatgattttgccattagactttatagaattttaccactttgttcctagtgactctctctttttcatccaagattttgacagggtgctcaatataagaaaggtCAGGTTGGAGatggagtccttcaatttccaccacttcatcgggaaccctcagacacttctttaactaggaaacatggaatACATTATGGGCTACTAACAAAATATCTAGGAGTTGGAGACGGtaagcaacagaaccacaccgCTCCAAAAATTTATAAGGTCCAATATAACAAGGAGCACACTTCCGACGGACTTCAaatcgatgcacacctctcattggggatacctttaggtacacatggtcaccaacttcaaactacaagggtcttctcttgtccgcataagcttCTGCCGGTTCTGAGCCActttcaaatgactctaaataCCTGCTCTCTTGCTTCCTTTATGAAATTAGGTCCAAAGTAACCACGgtcacccacttcaacctagttaagaggtGTCCTACGTTTCTTACAATACAAaacctcaaaaggtgccattcgaatactctcttgatagctattgttataggaaaactcagctaaagtcaagcattcgtcctatttttctggataagaaatggcacaagctctcaatatgtctttaagtacttgattgaccctttctgtctgattgttagtttgtggatgataaacTAAACTTCTAAgaagacgagtaccaagacatttctagagttgctcctagaaatgagcgacaaagactaaccctctatcggaaacaatggtaagagaaacttcatgtagggtcacaacccgatcaaaatataacttggcatacttcttggatgaataccttgtatccaccatGAGGAAATAAGTGGACTTGGTGAAgcaatccacaatgacccaaatataGTCATATCCCTTTgccgtgcggggcaaacccacaacaaagtccatggaaatatccttccATTttcaaacagggataggcaagggctgtagaaatccAGGCGTACACATATGGTCCACCTTAACCCTTctacaaatgtcacattctgagatgtatttggtaatatcctgtttcatatttggccaccaatacaagtgacgcaaatcatgatacatcttgttacttctcgGATGAATGGATAGTTTGGAGTCATgggcttcatccaaaatttttctcctaagctcatcacttgagggaaccaccaatcggttcttgaacttcaccacaccttgatcatcaatactgaaatgaagaccacgcccttcggcaattaacttcttgatatacGGAATTCTtgaagcatcttgcctttgctctataataatttgctcaagtaaatctaaGACTAGAGTAATATGGGCTAACACTTTAGAATGGGTGAgggacaaagattcttcatcaactTGATGCAacttctgacttaaggcatcagctgccacattagcttttctagggtgagaatgaacttctaagttataatctttgattaactcaagccacctctgttgtctcatgttcatctcggactgagtgaaaatatatttaagactcttgtgatctgtgtagatatgcactttattttctaacaggtaatgtctccaaatttttagagcgtgcacaattgcagctagctctaaatcatgggtgggataattcaactcgtgctttttcagctgacgtgaagcataagcgatcacatGTCTGCCTTGTATAAGCACATATCCTAGTcaagtcctagaggcatcacaatacacatcaaatgatCTATCAATATCTtgttgggcaagaacaggagcagaggtaagaaacttcttcagggcttggatagcttcttcacaagccggactccatacaaacttgacatccttctagagcaacttggtgaTTGGCTAAGCTATTTTGGAGAACTCGGGGATGAACTTGGGTATGAAACCTtttatatataaagcttttaagtgtcgaTGTTTGACTGACTTATTGAATATAGCTTGATGcacaactgtcaacttggcaactatctcctcatactccgattcatcaaaatctgaataaactacCTGGTCTGTTGGAGATCTAGATTCTAACAGCAATAGAAAagctatttgaatattagccgatgattGATGTCTATCGGTTGTTTATTtcgcacgccacacttgaggtctaccagatgcctaagcctgttctagctctatatttcttaggcgctgcaccctcattttttggcttcttgtcaaacctcctagacaccattgcccttcctgccaaacatacacTTTCttgttatcttcttcttcataatcagcccaattttggTCTACAACTCGTTTTCTGAGCCGATCGTGAACACTTTttatttttaagcgtcgatccatattattatgatgatacttatCTCGAGCatagatagaccggcggttggcttgttattgcctaaactcctaatattgctcactgcactctgggcaattatttctagtaggtaaTTTTAAACCTTTATTTCAACAATGTCTGATGAAagaacaattccaatgtgattcaacttgctttctttcatacctctccttctcctgttgacgctggtattttttttcttctaaccaacgctgataatctgtTTCCTTCTGTCGTTGTCATTTATTCAataaaattcaagatgtaacacgcGGCCTTATTGCCCCCATCCCTTGACGTCTCTCCccgctcgtatcggctcttctgttggttacgatgccttttaatctctttatattcatcagtcgatatttgcatctttgggtcaatggttctggcttctttggcccctagttgatgttaggactttagtcttcccattgagcaacctagcatcaaccatgttctgatctcttggaaaggattatcatcaactgtcatcttttgaggtgtatcaaatttgagcttctcttgctgaatagccctctgtatatgttgttagaaaattctacactcgttagtagaatgagaagtagcattatgaaatttgtagaacttcttattcttcaactgattaggaggtaacataacataattggcgggcaacttgatctgtccgattttgtgacatcggaatcatagctctcttcaacttctcttccctaaggatttggcaccattactgtcttcttaccctaattccattcagccgcagcaatctcttcttcttcatcgtcctcatcgCCGTTATCAACTAAATATAGATTATAGGTTTCGACAATTGCgacactcttctagaatcgggtatctatgtgtatattctagaattggctattgagtgttgTCATCCATTGAGCCAACTAATCTAAATTGttaaactcttgcccaagcagcttctctctccatgttggcaacattccctgaacggccaaagcagctagctgatcatcagtcaagttcaatgagaagcacaaatttctatcTCTTGGAATCTCTAAAAAACTCgacacccgattcattagttctctgccttatggtcgtcaaatctgTGATTTTCTTCTCTCCTGTcttagtatagaaatatgtatgaaacttcttctctaggccagcccaattggtaatggaattaacaggcaacgatgaaaaccaagtgaaggctggtcctgacagggacaaggataagaaacaaactcgatgagcctcttcaatggatgcttcgcccaactgtgtaagatatcgaTTGAcgtgttctattgtacttgtgctgtcggtgcagaaagtgaccaacacgtaaatatttatagttttgctgtacattgtgatcggaggtggcctatcaCTCGATGACAcagagtttatactggtttaggcaacatgccctatatctagtttgagtcggtcgatgactttatttctgagcctaggtgcccgaagtttacagtggggttacaaatgagaaggataaAGATGGGGGGTATAATAGGTTCGAtcggactctggtctaaaggACCGAAAGTGACGGAAGCCTCGCTGTgtgctaagtattcgagcgtgtgcttgtggtttaaacctggtggttctgttgttgtgtcctagtgaacttgatcgatctgaatgaattgtcttttaggagagagcacatccccttttatagataaagggaatGGCCTTACATGTGAGAgtgagagagtatgtatgctactaagtcttgttgcccacgtcggcgggtacaagatgatagtaggcgcccataatactgtttaatgttagatgcacatgggaggttgcgtcgtcttcttcaggtatggtagacattggtgcctaccacactgttgatacccagaggtatgcaaggggttttaccatgttcgcctagtatggtaaataccgacgcccacaacactgttgatgcctcagaggcacgtgaggggagccttatcgtatttgtctggtatgggagttgatggcgcccacaacactgtaggggaaaatgtcggcaccTAGAACACTGCTTCGGTtttgtcatgccagggaggtcatagggtactatcctacaggtgtaAAGGGTACGTTTctcagtattgcggttgacttgagtgccctgtcttactttctccatctattttctggtccttaccgagcgggcgtccctagtcggTTGGTCCAGGTGGCCCTAATTGTGCCAgttagagaagagcggtgagcaggggtttggcgtgtccccagtcggagacgtgggtcagagtcggaagtggtgtttggccaggccttccggtcagagaggccatTCGGAGGCAGGCTGGAGTCGGAGgcgaggccttctagtcggagaggcgggccagagttagAAGCGGACGTCGTTCCTTCTCGGCcaagccttccgatcggagattggattgttttttggcctgtcgtttaggtgtttgggccagcccatgagttacaCGTCGTTTATAACGTTGTCAGCTAGGCCGAGTatttgttgggaagctggtccatgagggacctcgagtttatgaacccgacaccatcTATACGTTGACAAGTTTATGAAAGACAtgttatatgtgtgaaagcacagacgaatcggctaaaatagccgattcaggtaaaaaaaagatcatagcatgagaacaatcgactatttaatgcGAACAggtctataaactcatcaaatctagccTATTAtatttaacagtggggttcgaccggatcgatggcagccataataaagataatagattaaacatttaaagtaaacagatctattcacgtttAAAAGGATCATAAAAACATACTATGAGCGTTAAAGTacgggcgatcggctatttagccaatgcaggcatagcaaacagccaagatCACGCCTAGTCAAAAGCAAGTCTACTAGCTAGCATACtctgatctaaagtactaacagtggggatcaaccggatcgttacatccataatagtgagttatagaccagattcaactagccactAAACATTCTCAAgattagacatgccttaaccacgtactatgcacgatcaagatcgaagtagaacaaccgatgaaacataatccatcgtttaaaaTAAGAACCGTCGCAATgtaacaaaataaacgatggactaaaaggatgtgtgGCCGaactagatcgatctcgatcgggcaggttgatattgctgaaactaataatAATAGGaatatcagcaagatcggtaacttaatgaatctacctgaaggatgccacccttaggtagagctgataacttgaccttaatctaattcgagtagtagaggtcgaacttaacctatgcagccgtacttgaactagataagggtcaataactagcttatactagagctcgtaagaggtcggccagaccgatgcagccttataaacagaggtataagccatgacggtacttacagacaagccagaggtcggccagaccgatgcagtcctgcttgttgaagaactcgccgaaatctacactactactactcctaagggttggcgtgaagcccaAAAaaataattggtattgattgattggatgtactttttacaataaccggggtccaatatttatacccggaatctAAACATGAATCATATTCAAACACGACTCATTACGATCTTTGGAATAAGAGAagacattcctaacttaagataacttggaccataatctttttttgtagagtccgacatatcttTCCCGACGCCAACTGTAGCTCGTTGATGTTATCTGTtgatgtcatccgaagagagctGATTCTAGTTTCGCATCTGAATCAGttaatatcgatccttatgcaatcgatttctCGATGACATAATCTTAGAATCTTtgagttcccgcgctcttctttccaaattctggtgtaaacacttaTTATATACTCCCCATATTCCAATTACTACACAAcaagatatatattatgtctagatatataataaaagctTTTGGCTATATGTGTAGAAAAGTCAGAATAATTAACTTAAAAATTTGAACCAGAGGGAGTACTTACAGTGAAGCAGGGATCAAGTTGGCAAATAACTAAatccctgttcgtttcgctgaaatttagcttatgctgatttgctatgagagaaaaacatcgtTCCATCGTGGAAAAGTAGCGTTGAGGCCTAAAAAGTTTCGGTCTTAGCTTTCTTTAATTTGCTTTTATATATGCATTGTCAGTTCATGAGGTTGGTTGGACGATATGTCGTAATTCCATTTCCCCTCCTGCTTTAGTTATGCTCTGAGCTCCTCCGTGGTGGAGCTAGTATCTTGGTAGAGAATCTGTGATGGGTGgcgtggtggcggtgaggatcgGTCGTCGATGGGAGAAAAGGCTAGGGCAAAGTAGTAAAGGTAACCTGGTCGCTGCTTGGTGCTCCATCCATGCATGCATCGCCCATGGATCGAGTGTTGTGTGGATGGATTTGATGCTGCAGAGGCCGAAAGTTTTGATTCTGTGTGTAGAGACGATGCTGGCTTGTGCGTGCTTGGTACCTAGGGACGGACGGACGGTTCACGGTTCTCCTCTCTAACTAGTGGCTACTCTCTCTTTCCCCGTGTCTCGTACTCCTGCTATGGAACAAGATCGTCAATCAATCATGCATGCAGCGCTGGACACGATCACACGAATAGGAATAGGAATAGGAATAGGAATAGGAATGGGAACAGGAATAGGATACTGGAGGACTAGGACTAGCACTTGGGCCTCATCACAGTGTAGACTATTAGAGTACGTCTTCAGTGATGGAGCTGGGAGTAGGAGAGTGAAGGAGAAGCAGCAGCAGGATCGTCCGTCCTACATACGACGATCGAGGATGGAGATGAGCCGCGCTGCTGTGGACGACATCATCCGCCGCCTCCTGCTCCAGGACACGCGGCGCAGCCGCCCGGCGGCGAACAAGCAGGCGCAGCTGGGCGAGGGTGAGATCCGCAGCCTGTGCGCTGCCGTCAAGGACGTGTTCATGCGGCAGCCCAGCCTGGTGGACCTGGACGCGCCCATCAGCATCTGCGGCGACGTGCACGGGCAGTACCGTGACCTGCTCCGCATCTTCGACGCCACGGGTGGGTTCCCGCCACGGAGCAAGTACCTGTTCCTGGGCGACTACGTGGACCGCGGCGACCAGAGCCTGGAGACCATCTGCCTGCTGCTCGCCTACAAGGTCCGGTACCCGGAGCACTTGTTCCTCCTCCGGGGCAACCACGAGTGCGCCTCCATCAACCGCATCTACGGCTTCTACGACGAGTGCAAGCGCCGCTACAGCGTCCGCCTCTGGCGCCTCTTCTCCGACTGCTTCAACTGCCTGCCCGTGGCGGCGCTGGTGGACGGCCGCGTCCTGTGCGTGCACGGGGGGCTGTCCCCGCACCTGCGCAGCCTGGACCAGATCCGACGCCTGCCCAGGCCCTGCGACGTGCCCGACGAGGGCCTGCTCTGCGACCTGCTCTGGTCCGACCCTTCCCCCCAGAACAGCGGGTGGGCGGACAACGAGGACCGCGGCGTCTCCTGCACCTTCGGCGCCGACGTCGTGGCGGACTTCCTCCGCA harbors:
- the LOC136516867 gene encoding serine/threonine-protein phosphatase PP1-like → MEMSRAAVDDIIRRLLLQDTRRSRPAANKQAQLGEGEIRSLCAAVKDVFMRQPSLVDLDAPISICGDVHGQYRDLLRIFDATGGFPPRSKYLFLGDYVDRGDQSLETICLLLAYKVRYPEHLFLLRGNHECASINRIYGFYDECKRRYSVRLWRLFSDCFNCLPVAALVDGRVLCVHGGLSPHLRSLDQIRRLPRPCDVPDEGLLCDLLWSDPSPQNSGWADNEDRGVSCTFGADVVADFLRRHDLDLVCRAHQVVEDGYEFFADRQLVTVFSAPNYCGEFDNAGAVMSIDADLVCSFTVIKPETTDSGKSSRGRGISSAGLGRSSSAPPPAPAPPASSNRSTGKGLLRYW